Proteins co-encoded in one Apus apus isolate bApuApu2 chromosome 22, bApuApu2.pri.cur, whole genome shotgun sequence genomic window:
- the USP2 gene encoding ubiquitin carboxyl-terminal hydrolase 2 isoform X1 produces MSQLSSTLKRYVDSSRYAETTYSKVPSGYSSYTSYGSTYADSSKIGFKSSYLASPRYHHTGLSPTSGYDSSRVPLYPDSSIHLSPTYLRPQPRPAGAGLSGGGCYTFPGSPSSPTGYLPTTLPLSRHKSISHSDLAREFSGLHTSDTAYPPSRGRQELGALQGLYQAAAHSDYVRGYLESYGRKNSQGSHPTVPLSPGQAAHGSALPPSGTRCASQPCERNDGHCDVPTRDPLSSKVVQGLTGLRNLGNTCFMNSILQCLSNTKELRDYCLQNQYLRDLNNNSRMRTALISEFAKLMQLLWTSSPNESVSPSEFKTQIQRYAPRFVGYNQQDAQEFLRFLLDGLHSEVNRVLVRPRASTDTLDHLPDDEKSRQMWRRYQEREDSRISDLFVGQLKSSLTCSECGYCSTAFDPFWDLSLPIPKKSYGEVTLMDCLRLFTKEDVLDGDEKPTCCRCKARTRCTKKFSIQKFPKILVLHLKRFSEARIRTSKLTTFVNFQLKDLDLREFASQSCNHAVYNLYAISNHSGTTMGGHYTAYCKSPISSEWHSFNDSRVTPMSSSHVRSSDAYLLFYELASPSSRM; encoded by the exons ATGTCCCAGCTCTCCTCCACCCTGAAGAGGTACGTTGACTCCTCCCGCTATGCCGAGACCACCTACAGCAAGGTGCCCAGCGGCTACAGCTCCTACACCTCCTATGGATCCACCTATGCAGACAGCAGCAAAATTGGCTTCAAATCCAGCTACCTGGCCTCTCCCCGCTACCACCACACTGGGCTGTCCCCAACCAGTGGCTATGACAGCAGCCGGGTGCCCCTGTACCCCGACTCCAGCATCCACCTGAGCCCCACCTACCTCCGTCCCCAGCCCCGGCCAGCCGGCGCTGGGCTGAGTGGGGGTGGGTGCTACACCTTTCCAGggtcccccagcagccccacggGCTACCTGCCCACCACATTACCTCTCAGCCGTCACAAATCCATCAGCCACTCGGACCTGGCCCGGGAGTTTTCGGGGCTGCACACCTCAGACACTGCCTACCCACCCAGCCGGGGCCGCCAGGAACTGGGTGCCCTGCAGGGGCTCTATCAGGCTGCTGCTCACTCCGACTATGTCCGTGGATACCTGGAGAGCTACGGGAGGAAAAACAGCCAAGGCAGCCACCCCACTGTCCCCCTCAGCCCTGGACAGGCCGCCCATGGCTCTGCCCTGCCACCCTCGGGGACCCGCTGTGCCAGCCAGCCCTGCGAGAGGAATGATGGACACTGTGACGTGCCCACCCGGGACCCCCTG agctccaaGGTGGTGCAGGGCCTGACTGGTCTGCGGAACCTCGGCAACACG TGCTTCATGAACTCCATCCTGCAGTGCCTGAGCAACACCAAGGAGCTGCGGGATTACTGCCTGCAGAACCAGTACCTGCGGGACCTCAACAACAACAGCCGCATGCGCACCGCGCTCATCTCAG AGTTTGCAAAGCTGATGCAGCTGCTCTGGACCTCATCCCCCAATGAGAGCGTGAGCCCCTCTGAGTTCAAGACGCAGATCCAGAGATACGCCCCCCGCTTCGTCGGCTACAA CCAGCAGGATGCTCAGGAGTTCCTGCGGTTCCTCCTTGATGGGCTGCACAGCGAGGTGAACCGTGTGCTGGTGCGGCCACGGGCCAGCACCGACACCCTGGACCATCTTCC CGATGACGAGAAGAGCCGCCAGATGTGGAGAAGGTACCAGGAGAGGGAGGACAGTCGCATAAGtg ACCTCTTCGTTGGGCAGCTGAAGAGTTCGCTGACCTGCAGTGAGTGCGGCTACTGCTCCACAGCCTTCGACCCCTTCTGGgacctgtccctgcccatccccaAG AAAAGCTATGGGGAGGTGACCCTCATGGACTGCCTACGGCTCTTCACCAAAGAGGATGTGCTGGATGGGGACGAGAAACCG ACGTGTTGTCGCTGCAAAGCCAGGACGAGGTGCACAAAGAAGTTCAGCATCCAGAAGTTCCCCAAGATCCTGGTGCTTC ACCTGAAGCGCTTCTCAGAGGCCAGGATACGAACGAGCAAGCTCACCACCTTTGTCAACTTCCAGCTGAAGGACCTGGACCTCCGGGAGTTTGCCTCGCAGAGCTGCA ACCACGCCGTTTACAACCTCTACGCCATCTCCAACCACTCGGGCACCACCATGGGGGGACACTACACTGCCTACTGCAAGAGCCCCATCTCCAGCGAGTGGCACAGCTTCAACGACTCCCG CGTTACCCCAATGTCATCCAGCCACGTCCGCAGCAGCGATGCCTACCTGCTCTTCTACGAGCTGGCCAGCCCGTCCTCCCGCATGtag
- the USP2 gene encoding ubiquitin carboxyl-terminal hydrolase 2 isoform X2 — protein sequence MEPRCTGLAPGVLPLHPLRCRCRVPCAGLLVPRAQPPLAVPPGSRLACTTRVRGGGVGWAVTERGCRLSSHLMSEPLRCRQFQSRHRHLHARTRRARVPDPVSRDLAGPGTGLPPRYPPAPPPAGPPLVAVPARATMRDSYTVTLPEEPPALPDLHKDLRPRTSMPGSLLVSTFVGLVLNKTKSSKVVQGLTGLRNLGNTCFMNSILQCLSNTKELRDYCLQNQYLRDLNNNSRMRTALISEFAKLMQLLWTSSPNESVSPSEFKTQIQRYAPRFVGYNQQDAQEFLRFLLDGLHSEVNRVLVRPRASTDTLDHLPDDEKSRQMWRRYQEREDSRISDLFVGQLKSSLTCSECGYCSTAFDPFWDLSLPIPKKSYGEVTLMDCLRLFTKEDVLDGDEKPTCCRCKARTRCTKKFSIQKFPKILVLHLKRFSEARIRTSKLTTFVNFQLKDLDLREFASQSCNHAVYNLYAISNHSGTTMGGHYTAYCKSPISSEWHSFNDSRVTPMSSSHVRSSDAYLLFYELASPSSRM from the exons ATGGAGCCGAGATGTACGGGGCTTGCACCGGGGGTGCTGCCTCTGCACCCCCtccggtgccggtgccgggtTCCTTGTGCTGGGCTCCTGGTCCCACGGGCACAGCCGCCCCTCGCGGTCCCCCCTGGCTCCCGGCTGGCTTGTACCACGCgtgtgcggggggggggggtgggctgGGCCGTCACGGAGCGAGGCTGCCGCCTCTCCTCCCATTTGATGTCAGAGCCGCTCAGGTGCCGTCAGTTCCAGAGCCGGCACCGGCATTTGCACGCCCGAACACGGCGAGCCCGGGTGCCTGACCCCGTGTCCCGGGATTTAGCCGgtccagggacagggctgccCCCTCGGTACCCCCCGGCACCCCCCCCCGCTGGCCCTCCTCTTGTCGCCGTGCCCGCAAGGGCCACCATGAGGGACTCCTACACGGTGACGCTGCCCGAGGAGCCCCCCGCGCTCCCCGACCTTCACAAGGACCTGCGTCCTCGCACCTCCATGCCGGGGTCCCTCTTGGTCTCCACTTTCGTCGGGCTCGTCCTCAACAAGACCAAG agctccaaGGTGGTGCAGGGCCTGACTGGTCTGCGGAACCTCGGCAACACG TGCTTCATGAACTCCATCCTGCAGTGCCTGAGCAACACCAAGGAGCTGCGGGATTACTGCCTGCAGAACCAGTACCTGCGGGACCTCAACAACAACAGCCGCATGCGCACCGCGCTCATCTCAG AGTTTGCAAAGCTGATGCAGCTGCTCTGGACCTCATCCCCCAATGAGAGCGTGAGCCCCTCTGAGTTCAAGACGCAGATCCAGAGATACGCCCCCCGCTTCGTCGGCTACAA CCAGCAGGATGCTCAGGAGTTCCTGCGGTTCCTCCTTGATGGGCTGCACAGCGAGGTGAACCGTGTGCTGGTGCGGCCACGGGCCAGCACCGACACCCTGGACCATCTTCC CGATGACGAGAAGAGCCGCCAGATGTGGAGAAGGTACCAGGAGAGGGAGGACAGTCGCATAAGtg ACCTCTTCGTTGGGCAGCTGAAGAGTTCGCTGACCTGCAGTGAGTGCGGCTACTGCTCCACAGCCTTCGACCCCTTCTGGgacctgtccctgcccatccccaAG AAAAGCTATGGGGAGGTGACCCTCATGGACTGCCTACGGCTCTTCACCAAAGAGGATGTGCTGGATGGGGACGAGAAACCG ACGTGTTGTCGCTGCAAAGCCAGGACGAGGTGCACAAAGAAGTTCAGCATCCAGAAGTTCCCCAAGATCCTGGTGCTTC ACCTGAAGCGCTTCTCAGAGGCCAGGATACGAACGAGCAAGCTCACCACCTTTGTCAACTTCCAGCTGAAGGACCTGGACCTCCGGGAGTTTGCCTCGCAGAGCTGCA ACCACGCCGTTTACAACCTCTACGCCATCTCCAACCACTCGGGCACCACCATGGGGGGACACTACACTGCCTACTGCAAGAGCCCCATCTCCAGCGAGTGGCACAGCTTCAACGACTCCCG CGTTACCCCAATGTCATCCAGCCACGTCCGCAGCAGCGATGCCTACCTGCTCTTCTACGAGCTGGCCAGCCCGTCCTCCCGCATGtag